A single genomic interval of Oscillatoria sp. FACHB-1407 harbors:
- the hydA gene encoding dihydropyrimidinase, producing MVREVLIKGGRIVTAVDDYVADILVRDGRIEAIARDIPAESIEVHEATGLMVLPGGVDVHTHMEFDLGNAQTCDTYETGTRSAAFGGTTTIIDFALQRQGQTPKQALDQRLALAAPQVCVDFGFHIILTDVNPGVLAELPDLINHDGVSSFKMFMAYPGVLMVDDANIFRSMRTVGNHGGMINLHAENGGVIQVLIEEALAQGNTSPKYHALTRPSIMEGEASHRAIRLAELAEIPVYLVHLSAEEALAAVVEARDRGIPAFAETCPHYLFLTIEEYDRPGFEAAKYVMTPPLRSHKCQHALWRGLKFDDLQIVSTDHCPFCFNEAPYGLNKSKQLGRDNFEQIPNGAPGVELRIPLLFDGGVNAGRISLNRFVQLTSTAPAKMFGLFPQKGAIAVGSDADLVLFDPNKTHVLSASTHHSNVDYSLYEGREVTGKVEKVFLRGQLIVDGDQWLGQPGMGQFLKRSASGRVM from the coding sequence ATGGTGCGTGAGGTGCTGATCAAAGGGGGACGAATTGTTACAGCCGTTGATGATTACGTTGCCGATATTTTGGTTCGGGATGGGCGAATTGAGGCGATCGCCCGTGATATTCCAGCGGAATCTATTGAGGTACACGAAGCGACCGGACTCATGGTGTTACCGGGTGGGGTTGATGTCCATACGCACATGGAGTTTGACCTGGGCAACGCTCAGACCTGCGACACCTATGAAACCGGGACGCGATCGGCAGCCTTTGGTGGCACCACCACCATCATCGACTTTGCCCTGCAACGTCAAGGCCAGACTCCGAAACAGGCTCTCGACCAGCGTCTGGCTCTAGCAGCACCTCAGGTGTGTGTCGATTTTGGCTTCCACATCATTCTCACGGATGTCAATCCAGGTGTGCTGGCAGAGTTGCCCGACCTGATCAACCACGATGGCGTGTCCAGCTTCAAAATGTTCATGGCATACCCCGGCGTGTTGATGGTGGATGATGCCAATATCTTTCGCTCCATGCGGACGGTTGGCAATCATGGTGGCATGATCAACCTCCACGCGGAGAATGGTGGTGTGATTCAAGTGCTGATCGAAGAGGCTCTGGCACAGGGCAATACCTCTCCGAAATATCACGCCCTGACTCGTCCCTCCATCATGGAAGGAGAAGCCTCCCATCGAGCCATCCGTCTGGCGGAATTAGCAGAAATCCCCGTTTATCTGGTGCATCTGTCGGCTGAAGAGGCTCTTGCAGCAGTCGTTGAGGCACGCGATCGCGGCATTCCGGCGTTTGCAGAAACCTGTCCCCACTACCTGTTTCTCACCATCGAGGAATACGATCGCCCCGGTTTTGAAGCTGCCAAATATGTCATGACTCCCCCACTGCGATCGCACAAGTGCCAGCACGCCCTCTGGCGCGGCTTGAAGTTTGACGACTTGCAGATTGTCTCAACGGATCATTGTCCCTTTTGCTTCAACGAAGCTCCCTATGGTTTAAACAAATCCAAACAACTGGGGCGCGACAACTTTGAGCAGATCCCCAATGGCGCACCGGGGGTCGAACTGCGGATTCCCCTGCTGTTTGATGGTGGTGTCAACGCGGGCAGAATCTCGCTGAATCGTTTTGTCCAACTCACTTCCACCGCTCCCGCCAAGATGTTTGGCCTGTTTCCCCAAAAAGGGGCGATCGCTGTGGGCAGCGATGCCGATCTCGTTCTGTTTGACCCCAACAAAACTCATGTTTTGAGTGCCAGCACCCACCACTCCAACGTGGATTACTCCCTTTACGAAGGGCGCGAGGTGACAGGCAAAGTCGAGAAAGTGTTCTTGCGGGGTCAGTTAATCGTGGATGGCGATCAGTGGTTGGGGCAACCGGGAATGGGGCAATTTTTGAAGCGATCGGCATCCGGGCGAGTGATGTAA
- a CDS encoding ABC transporter ATP-binding protein codes for MSEAFVSTSVATSETATPQDVSVTQQVIASNTQGVVLRSVTKKYGSVVAVENVNLDIPAGSYCCLLGPSGCGKTSTLRMIAGHEDVTSGDVLIGDRRVNDLPPAKRNTAMVFQNYALFPHKTVRENVGFGLKMRGISKAERDRRVDEMLAIVGLEKFANRKPNMLSGGQQQRVALARALATRPQVLLLDEPLSALDESLRVKTRGELRRLQRQFGMTFIQVTHAQDEAFALADQIVVMDHGHIDQVGTPTEIFTTPASRFVARFVGDNNIFVGKVTSVIPNSPAIIQLEVDKLGTFLCKGLTADVGMTAACCVRSDRMTLKPFNPGTLPQPNQISARIVAIEFTGYVTRVSLLTEATNEELIYKVRTHDWLVAPMQEGQLVTLNWSTDDCIFLPH; via the coding sequence ATGTCTGAAGCATTTGTCTCTACCTCGGTCGCAACGTCTGAAACCGCAACTCCCCAGGATGTGAGTGTGACTCAGCAGGTGATCGCCAGCAATACTCAGGGAGTCGTGTTGCGATCTGTTACTAAAAAGTATGGCTCGGTCGTTGCCGTCGAAAACGTTAATTTAGATATTCCGGCAGGCTCTTACTGCTGCTTACTGGGCCCCAGCGGTTGCGGCAAAACCAGCACGCTGCGGATGATTGCCGGACATGAAGACGTCACCAGTGGGGATGTGTTGATTGGCGATCGCCGCGTCAATGATCTCCCACCTGCTAAACGCAACACCGCCATGGTGTTTCAGAACTATGCTCTGTTTCCCCACAAAACGGTGCGGGAGAATGTGGGGTTTGGCCTGAAGATGCGCGGGATCAGCAAGGCAGAACGCGATCGCCGTGTTGATGAAATGTTGGCGATCGTTGGACTGGAGAAATTTGCCAACCGCAAACCCAATATGTTGAGCGGTGGACAGCAACAGCGTGTTGCCCTGGCAAGAGCACTCGCGACCCGTCCTCAAGTGTTGCTGCTCGACGAACCTCTCAGTGCCTTAGACGAATCACTCCGGGTCAAGACGCGAGGGGAATTGCGCCGTTTGCAACGCCAGTTTGGCATGACCTTTATCCAGGTGACCCACGCGCAGGATGAGGCGTTTGCCCTGGCAGATCAGATTGTCGTGATGGATCACGGTCATATTGACCAGGTCGGCACCCCCACTGAAATCTTCACCACTCCTGCCTCTCGCTTTGTTGCCCGGTTTGTCGGGGACAACAACATCTTTGTTGGCAAGGTGACCAGTGTCATCCCCAACTCACCCGCCATTATCCAGTTAGAGGTGGATAAACTGGGCACCTTCCTGTGCAAAGGGTTAACCGCTGATGTGGGTATGACCGCTGCCTGTTGTGTCCGGAGCGATCGCATGACGCTCAAGCCCTTTAATCCTGGAACCCTGCCTCAGCCAAATCAAATCTCAGCGCGGATCGTGGCGATCGAGTTTACAGGCTATGTGACTCGCGTCTCACTGCTCACCGAAGCCACGAATGAAGAACTGATTTACAAAGTGCGGACGCACGACTGGCTCGTTGCCCCTATGCAAGAAGGGCAACTCGTCACCCTCAACTGGTCTACTGACGATTGCATCTTTTTGCCCCACTAG
- a CDS encoding ABC transporter substrate-binding protein: MAKFTRRQILRTGLAAGAMLTATQCARNDAPVGTPNNPATGPEVNTNQIKDVTLRFIGTGVSQINEIRDKAQEDLGFKLEMRALSTEENNQIAITQPGQYDIFDGEFFSLPLVVPSGNLQAIDVSKIRDFDKIVSIFTTGKFEGLPVETSQGTNPYKVMYLQDQGSTEFATEPTNWATLIPFQYNADTLGYRPDLVGRSIESWAELFNPEFKGKTSIIDIPSIGVMDAAMVVEAAGLMTFGDKGNMTREEIDQITDILKEQKRNGQFRAFWKTFDESVNLMASGEVVLQSMWSPAVTAVKAKDIQCIYAPLKEGYRAWGGGIGLSKNLSGVALDAAYEYINWMLDGWVGAFLGRQGYYSAVPENARKFMSAPEWDFWYEGKPAAEAMIDPFGKQLEPKGAVRDGGSFRERMGNVVVWNSTMDEQVYLVQKWNEFIAS, from the coding sequence ATGGCTAAATTTACTCGTCGTCAAATTTTGAGAACCGGGCTTGCTGCTGGAGCAATGCTCACCGCTACTCAGTGTGCTCGCAACGATGCCCCTGTTGGCACCCCCAACAACCCGGCAACAGGTCCAGAGGTCAACACCAACCAGATCAAAGATGTGACGCTGCGATTCATTGGAACGGGAGTATCTCAAATCAATGAGATCCGTGACAAAGCGCAGGAAGATCTGGGCTTTAAGTTAGAAATGCGGGCACTCAGCACCGAAGAAAACAACCAGATCGCCATCACGCAACCGGGGCAATACGACATCTTTGATGGAGAGTTCTTTAGCTTGCCGTTGGTTGTGCCATCGGGTAACCTACAGGCGATCGATGTCAGCAAAATTCGAGACTTTGACAAGATTGTCTCCATCTTTACCACTGGCAAGTTTGAGGGCTTACCCGTTGAAACGTCTCAAGGCACGAACCCCTACAAGGTGATGTATCTGCAAGACCAGGGTTCTACAGAGTTCGCCACTGAGCCAACCAACTGGGCAACCTTGATTCCCTTCCAATATAACGCTGACACGTTAGGCTACCGTCCCGACCTGGTTGGACGCTCCATCGAAAGCTGGGCAGAACTGTTTAACCCAGAGTTCAAAGGCAAAACCTCTATTATCGACATTCCATCCATTGGCGTGATGGATGCCGCGATGGTGGTTGAAGCGGCGGGACTAATGACCTTTGGCGACAAGGGTAATATGACTCGCGAGGAAATTGATCAAATTACCGACATCCTCAAAGAACAAAAGCGCAACGGGCAGTTTCGCGCCTTTTGGAAAACCTTTGATGAATCGGTCAACTTGATGGCGTCGGGCGAAGTGGTCTTGCAATCCATGTGGTCGCCTGCGGTGACTGCCGTCAAAGCCAAGGATATTCAATGTATCTATGCCCCCCTGAAAGAAGGCTATCGCGCCTGGGGTGGTGGTATTGGTCTGTCTAAAAACCTCTCTGGTGTTGCCCTTGATGCGGCTTACGAATACATCAACTGGATGCTTGACGGTTGGGTAGGAGCCTTTTTAGGACGGCAGGGCTACTACAGTGCGGTGCCCGAGAATGCTCGCAAATTTATGTCAGCTCCAGAGTGGGATTTCTGGTACGAAGGGAAACCTGCGGCTGAAGCCATGATTGACCCGTTTGGCAAACAACTGGAGCCGAAAGGGGCTGTGCGGGATGGTGGCTCCTTTAGAGAACGGATGGGTAATGTCGTGGTGTGGAACTCCACGATGGATGAGCAGGTGTATCTCGTTCAAAAATGGAATGAGTTCATTGCGTCGTAG
- a CDS encoding ABC transporter permease, giving the protein MSKGLKALETYALVTPQTLVFLLFLVFPIVMIAIVSFWQFNGYAMVPAFTLDNYIGIFTSDVSLKTYLNTFKYVALVWFFSLAIAFPVAYFLAFHIRNQRLQIILFLICTIPFWTSNIIRMISWIPVLGKEGLINQLLIGSGFREVPVEWLLYSDFAIVLGMVHLYNFFMIAPIFNSLMRIDRSLITAALDMGASGFQVLREVILPLSAPGIAIGSIFIVTLVMGEFVTVRLMGGGQAASVGKLIQTQIGSLQYPLAAANAVILLIVTLILVAGILRVVNIRQEL; this is encoded by the coding sequence ATGTCTAAAGGTTTAAAGGCTCTCGAAACCTACGCTCTGGTAACACCACAAACACTCGTCTTTCTGCTGTTTTTGGTGTTCCCGATTGTCATGATCGCGATCGTCAGCTTCTGGCAGTTCAACGGTTACGCGATGGTGCCTGCTTTCACCTTAGACAATTACATCGGTATTTTTACCTCGGATGTCTCACTCAAAACCTACCTCAATACATTTAAATATGTTGCGCTGGTGTGGTTTTTTTCTCTGGCGATCGCCTTTCCCGTTGCCTATTTCCTTGCTTTTCACATCCGCAATCAGCGACTCCAGATCATTCTCTTCCTGATCTGCACCATCCCCTTCTGGACATCCAACATCATCCGCATGATCTCGTGGATTCCAGTGCTAGGAAAGGAGGGCTTGATCAATCAACTGCTCATCGGGTCAGGGTTTAGGGAAGTGCCCGTGGAGTGGTTGCTGTACTCTGACTTTGCGATCGTGCTGGGAATGGTACACCTCTACAACTTTTTTATGATTGCGCCGATTTTTAATAGCCTGATGCGGATCGATCGCAGTTTGATTACAGCGGCTCTGGATATGGGCGCATCGGGGTTTCAGGTGTTGCGTGAGGTGATTCTTCCGTTGTCAGCCCCTGGAATTGCGATCGGCTCGATCTTTATTGTCACGCTGGTGATGGGCGAGTTTGTCACGGTGCGCCTGATGGGTGGCGGACAAGCGGCATCGGTCGGTAAGTTAATTCAAACTCAAATCGGGAGTTTGCAATATCCGTTAGCAGCAGCCAACGCCGTGATTTTGCTAATCGTGACGTTAATTTTGGTCGCAGGAATTTTGCGTGTAGTCAATATCCGCCAGGAGCTGTAA
- a CDS encoding ABC transporter permease, producing the protein MEKRSLSFYLLAAFFGLFVLFLYGPMIAIFMLSLQGEEGTLTFPMRGFSFYWLGQVFQEQRVGSFVEAFQRSLLLGILVTVLSIVVTVLAALAFRQRFRGSNIIFYLTIASLIVPSVLVSLGIGIAFQVLGIETNWFSSGIGAHLTWTVPFAFLIMLGIFNRFNPAYEEAAKDLGASDVKTFWEIVLPLIAPGLVGIGILGFTLSYDEFTRTSLVSGQDNTLPLEIFGMTTNVTSPALYALGTLTTVFSFSLIAIAFLAYNFFSQQQKQ; encoded by the coding sequence GTGGAAAAGCGTTCCCTCTCCTTCTATCTGTTAGCGGCTTTTTTTGGGCTGTTTGTCCTGTTTCTCTATGGCCCCATGATCGCCATCTTCATGCTGTCGCTGCAAGGTGAAGAGGGCACATTGACCTTTCCCATGCGGGGATTCAGCTTTTATTGGCTGGGGCAGGTGTTTCAAGAACAGCGGGTCGGCAGTTTTGTGGAGGCGTTTCAGCGATCGCTCCTGTTAGGCATCCTTGTCACTGTGCTTTCGATCGTGGTCACAGTTCTGGCAGCACTGGCGTTCCGACAGCGATTCCGTGGCTCAAATATCATCTTTTACCTGACGATCGCCAGTTTAATCGTCCCCAGTGTGCTCGTGTCGCTGGGTATTGGCATCGCCTTTCAAGTTCTGGGTATTGAAACTAACTGGTTTTCATCGGGCATTGGCGCACATCTCACCTGGACAGTTCCCTTCGCCTTTTTGATCATGCTGGGCATTTTCAACCGCTTTAACCCTGCTTACGAGGAGGCAGCTAAAGATTTAGGCGCAAGTGATGTTAAAACCTTTTGGGAAATTGTGTTGCCGCTGATCGCCCCTGGTTTGGTAGGCATCGGCATTCTCGGCTTCACGCTCTCCTACGACGAATTCACCCGCACATCCCTTGTCTCTGGGCAAGACAACACCCTGCCTCTAGAGATTTTTGGGATGACTACTAACGTCACTTCCCCAGCGTTATATGCGTTGGGTACGCTGACTACTGTTTTTTCCTTCAGCCTCATCGCGATCGCCTTTTTGGCTTACAACTTTTTCTCGCAGCAACAAAAACAATAG
- a CDS encoding sugar transferase, with protein MTNYTISQDPISAASNSSLIVEEPHPSAYCLIKRLTDVVGSIVGLLILAIVFIPIAIAIKLDSPGPIFFKQERCGLQGQRIVIRKFRSMVVDAERLKKMVKNEAKGLFFKNKQDPRVTRVGQFLRKTSLDELPQFWNVLMGDMSLVGTRPPTLDEVAHYSSRHWQRLNVKPGLTGEWQVNGRSSVKDFEQVVDLDLRYQSQWTPFYDFQVIFKTIQVLLKRSGAY; from the coding sequence ATGACCAATTACACCATCTCACAAGACCCGATCTCGGCGGCTTCTAATTCTTCCCTCATCGTGGAAGAGCCACATCCTTCAGCATATTGCTTGATCAAGCGTCTTACAGATGTGGTCGGTAGCATCGTAGGATTACTTATTCTCGCCATTGTCTTTATCCCCATTGCGATCGCCATCAAACTCGATAGCCCTGGTCCTATCTTCTTCAAGCAAGAACGCTGCGGTTTACAGGGTCAACGCATCGTCATCCGCAAGTTCCGCTCCATGGTCGTGGATGCTGAGCGACTGAAGAAGATGGTGAAGAATGAAGCAAAGGGATTGTTTTTCAAGAATAAGCAAGATCCTCGCGTGACCAGAGTCGGTCAGTTTCTCCGGAAGACTAGCCTGGACGAACTGCCCCAGTTTTGGAACGTGTTGATGGGAGACATGAGTCTGGTTGGGACTCGTCCTCCCACACTGGATGAGGTCGCTCATTACAGTAGCCGTCACTGGCAACGGCTCAATGTTAAGCCTGGATTGACAGGTGAATGGCAGGTGAATGGTCGCTCTTCCGTTAAGGACTTTGAACAGGTGGTTGACCTGGATCTGCGCTACCAGAGCCAGTGGACGCCGTTCTATGACTTCCAGGTGATCTTCAAGACGATTCAAGTTCTGCTCAAGCGATCGGGAGCCTACTAA
- a CDS encoding sigma-70 family RNA polymerase sigma factor has protein sequence MENLEEQIRQWVIEACKHPSGSPTRQRYLTKVIRHTTSKLWRDSSPYYQDALQQTWVYFCQNVCERGTGERYDPNRSSVTTWLNSYLKRRLQDFFIDTQKQQARKATGLAQSGRSGDQEILDPLDMVAAEPDAPPILNEVQAWAEADATGELRRVCIEGHPHVNCQLLILRRLPPETSWKDLANEFGLSVSTLSSFYQRQCLPRLRKFGESEGYL, from the coding sequence ATGGAGAATTTGGAGGAACAAATTCGTCAGTGGGTGATTGAAGCGTGCAAACACCCCTCTGGTAGTCCCACTCGCCAACGATATTTGACGAAGGTTATTCGCCATACCACCAGCAAACTCTGGCGAGACTCCAGTCCTTACTACCAAGATGCCCTCCAGCAAACGTGGGTTTATTTCTGTCAAAATGTGTGCGAACGGGGCACCGGAGAACGTTATGACCCCAACCGGAGCAGCGTTACGACCTGGCTCAACTCCTATCTCAAGCGGCGACTACAAGATTTTTTTATCGACACGCAAAAGCAACAAGCTCGAAAAGCGACAGGGTTGGCTCAATCGGGGCGATCGGGCGATCAGGAGATTCTTGATCCGCTAGATATGGTAGCGGCTGAACCCGATGCACCCCCAATCCTCAATGAAGTCCAAGCCTGGGCTGAGGCAGATGCCACCGGGGAACTGCGCCGCGTTTGCATCGAGGGACATCCTCATGTCAACTGCCAATTACTAATTCTGCGTCGCCTCCCCCCTGAGACCAGTTGGAAAGATCTGGCAAATGAGTTTGGATTGTCAGTTTCAACCTTGAGTAGTTTTTATCAGCGACAATGTTTGCCTCGTTTGCGTAAATTTGGTGAGTCAGAGGGATATCTGTAA
- a CDS encoding DUF1822 family protein: MTYSTHDTDSFALPLPITQHAQRIAQQFANQQPTPQKAEQVRLNTLAVIVIHDYLEMLGIATDLTQSDSWNPVTRLCADVADLQIAGLGRLECRPLASADPVCPVPPEVWEDRVGYAVVQIDPQAEQAALLGFVPTVEDEELPLSQLRSPEELLDHLDRLLHPATQMAIAPSVAATAEQAFVTLSQWFQHQFAEGWQTVESLLNPQYLNPAYGFRGATSTEPNTQESRVRRAKLIDLGIQFNRQPIALVVELQPTATESTQVCLQVHPTQDQSYLPPDLRLTVLDESGATFLEAESRAADNYIQLQFSGTAGERFGVQITLGNSRVYEEFMI; encoded by the coding sequence ATGACTTACAGTACCCACGACACCGACTCATTCGCGTTACCGCTACCCATCACTCAACACGCTCAGCGCATCGCTCAACAATTTGCCAATCAACAGCCGACTCCTCAAAAAGCAGAGCAGGTCAGGCTTAACACACTGGCAGTGATCGTGATTCACGACTATTTAGAAATGTTGGGAATTGCCACTGACTTAACCCAGAGCGATAGCTGGAACCCAGTGACCCGCCTCTGTGCCGATGTAGCTGATTTACAAATTGCAGGCTTAGGTCGTCTGGAATGCCGCCCACTGGCATCGGCTGATCCCGTTTGTCCCGTTCCACCCGAAGTCTGGGAAGACCGAGTGGGATATGCGGTCGTACAAATTGACCCACAGGCTGAACAGGCGGCTCTGTTGGGATTTGTGCCCACGGTGGAGGATGAAGAATTGCCGCTGAGTCAGTTGCGATCGCCCGAAGAATTGCTCGATCACCTCGATCGCCTCCTGCATCCTGCAACTCAAATGGCGATCGCACCATCGGTAGCAGCAACCGCAGAACAGGCTTTTGTCACGCTGAGCCAGTGGTTCCAACATCAATTTGCCGAAGGCTGGCAAACGGTAGAATCCCTGCTTAACCCGCAATATCTCAACCCTGCTTATGGCTTCCGGGGAGCGACCAGCACCGAACCCAACACCCAGGAGTCCAGGGTACGTCGCGCTAAGCTCATTGATTTAGGCATTCAGTTTAACCGTCAACCGATTGCCCTTGTGGTCGAGCTACAACCCACGGCTACTGAAAGCACCCAGGTTTGCCTGCAAGTCCACCCAACTCAAGACCAATCCTATTTGCCTCCGGATCTGCGGCTAACCGTTTTGGATGAATCAGGAGCAACATTTTTAGAAGCAGAATCTCGTGCCGCTGATAATTACATTCAACTGCAATTTAGCGGAACCGCCGGAGAGCGATTTGGAGTCCAAATTACGCTGGGCAATAGTCGAGTATATGAGGAGTTTATGATTTAG
- a CDS encoding CHASE2 domain-containing protein — translation MGKVVVLKFGEGRFDEGFSVTLQIGEEGDRPSVEVTGRLPAAPDLLQTYQRWRQTYRRLGLPSRLEAPAAQVTNVALSGDCQEAAQHLRDRFSLWLQAESFRPIREKWLEQLSPTDEIRVILQGADPGLQYLPWHLWDLLERYSKAEIALSSAAYERVSQPRPPRGSVRILAILGNSEGIDVQADRRLLEQLPDAEICFLVEPQRQDLTDRLWEQRWDILFFAGHSLTQESGEAGQIHINPTESLTISQLRYALKKAMERGLKLAIFNSCDGLGLARELADLHIPQLVVMREPVPDRVAQAFLQYFLAAFSKGRSLYLAVREARERLQALEEQFPCATWLPVIFQNPAEVPFTWYELTGRQYFDTTIRDWLQSPQSPHKTHLRQSLKRSLISSLTVAAAVTGLRYFGLLQGLELGAFDRMLTLRPDEGTDPRILLITIDDSDIQAQQERTGSLSESSLEAVLEKLEPHNPRVIGLDVYRDFAAERATLTSRLQQAESLIAVCKAGDPDGNAQGIAPPPEIPASQIGFSDFIEDDDGTVRRHLLFMSADPASRCTTPYAFSSQIAFRYLAAEGIVPTFTSQEDLRFGDTVFHSLRSRTGGYQAIDARGSQVLLNYRSTDRIAAQVSLTQVLRNEVDLSVVRDKIVLIGVTAYSAGDYWVTPYGAGPTEKVSGIEVQAHMISQIVSAVLDDRPLLWVWNPWVEVLWIGTWAIIGGLLAWRMRSSTYLGLAIAILSCLLGVTSVVVLIRGGWLPLVPAVLAMTGSSIVVLLARPVSDLSASPLTPAPTTKSF, via the coding sequence GTGGGTAAGGTCGTTGTTCTAAAATTTGGCGAAGGTCGCTTTGATGAAGGGTTTTCGGTCACGTTGCAGATCGGAGAAGAAGGCGATCGCCCCTCTGTGGAAGTGACTGGCAGACTGCCCGCCGCTCCAGACTTGCTACAAACCTATCAGCGGTGGCGGCAGACTTATCGCCGTTTGGGGTTGCCCTCCCGCTTAGAAGCCCCCGCTGCTCAAGTGACTAACGTAGCCCTGTCGGGAGATTGTCAGGAAGCAGCCCAACACCTGCGCGATCGCTTTAGTCTCTGGCTGCAAGCGGAATCTTTTCGTCCGATTCGCGAAAAGTGGTTAGAACAGCTTTCCCCCACCGATGAGATTCGCGTCATTCTCCAGGGAGCCGATCCAGGGTTGCAATACCTCCCCTGGCACCTGTGGGATCTGCTGGAGCGTTACTCCAAAGCGGAGATTGCCCTCAGTAGCGCAGCCTACGAACGAGTCAGCCAACCCCGTCCTCCCAGAGGCAGTGTCCGCATCTTAGCGATTTTGGGTAATAGCGAAGGCATCGACGTACAAGCCGATCGCCGCCTGTTAGAACAACTCCCCGATGCCGAAATCTGTTTTCTAGTGGAACCGCAACGCCAGGACTTGACCGATCGCCTGTGGGAGCAACGCTGGGATATCTTGTTTTTTGCCGGACACAGCTTGACCCAGGAGAGCGGTGAGGCAGGGCAAATCCACATCAACCCGACAGAAAGTCTAACCATCAGCCAACTGCGCTATGCCCTCAAGAAAGCGATGGAGCGGGGTCTGAAACTCGCCATCTTCAACTCCTGTGATGGGTTGGGTTTAGCCCGCGAACTGGCAGACCTGCACATTCCACAATTGGTGGTGATGCGAGAACCCGTGCCCGATCGCGTGGCGCAGGCGTTTCTACAATACTTTCTGGCAGCATTCTCCAAAGGGCGATCGCTCTACTTAGCGGTGCGTGAGGCACGGGAACGATTGCAAGCCCTGGAGGAGCAGTTTCCCTGCGCGACCTGGTTGCCTGTGATTTTTCAAAACCCAGCAGAGGTGCCTTTCACCTGGTATGAGTTAACCGGACGGCAGTATTTCGACACGACCATTCGCGATTGGTTGCAGTCACCCCAATCGCCCCACAAAACCCACCTGCGCCAATCCCTCAAGCGATCGCTGATCAGTAGTCTGACGGTCGCCGCTGCTGTCACCGGGCTGCGCTACTTTGGGTTGTTGCAGGGATTGGAACTGGGGGCGTTTGATCGGATGTTGACGCTCCGTCCCGATGAAGGCACCGATCCTCGCATCCTGTTGATCACCATTGACGACAGCGACATTCAGGCACAACAAGAGCGTACAGGTTCTCTCTCAGAGTCGAGTCTGGAAGCCGTGCTGGAAAAATTGGAACCCCATAACCCACGGGTAATCGGGCTAGATGTCTATCGCGATTTCGCAGCGGAGCGAGCAACGCTCACCTCACGCTTGCAACAGGCTGAGTCTCTGATTGCCGTTTGCAAAGCCGGGGATCCCGATGGTAATGCTCAGGGCATTGCGCCACCACCAGAGATACCCGCCTCACAAATTGGCTTCAGTGATTTCATCGAAGATGACGATGGCACAGTGCGCCGCCATCTCCTGTTTATGAGTGCTGACCCTGCCTCCCGCTGCACGACTCCCTATGCCTTCAGTTCCCAAATTGCATTTCGCTATCTAGCTGCCGAGGGCATCGTTCCAACATTTACGTCACAGGAGGATTTGCGGTTTGGTGACACCGTATTTCACAGCTTGCGATCGCGCACAGGTGGATATCAGGCGATCGATGCGCGAGGAAGCCAGGTTCTGCTTAACTACCGTTCTACCGATCGGATTGCAGCCCAAGTCTCTCTGACTCAAGTGTTGCGAAATGAGGTGGATTTGAGTGTGGTGCGCGACAAAATTGTACTGATTGGTGTGACTGCCTATAGTGCTGGTGATTATTGGGTCACACCCTATGGTGCGGGTCCCACCGAAAAAGTGTCAGGAATCGAGGTACAAGCTCACATGATTAGCCAGATTGTCAGTGCCGTTCTAGACGATCGCCCCCTGCTTTGGGTTTGGAATCCCTGGGTTGAGGTGCTCTGGATTGGTACATGGGCAATCATTGGGGGCTTACTGGCATGGCGCATGCGATCGTCCACCTACCTGGGCTTGGCGATCGCCATTCTCTCGTGCCTCCTCGGCGTTACTAGCGTTGTTGTTTTGATCCGGGGTGGATGGCTCCCCCTGGTTCCGGCTGTGTTAGCGATGACTGGCAGCAGCATTGTTGTATTGCTGGCTCGCCCTGTCTCAGACCTGAGTGCGTCTCCATTGACCCCTGCCCCCACTACAAAATCTTTCTAA